From the genome of Delphinus delphis chromosome 8, mDelDel1.2, whole genome shotgun sequence, one region includes:
- the LOC132428982 gene encoding LOW QUALITY PROTEIN: mitofusin-1-like (The sequence of the model RefSeq protein was modified relative to this genomic sequence to represent the inferred CDS: inserted 2 bases in 1 codon; substituted 3 bases at 3 genomic stop codons) — MAETASPLKHFVLAKKAITAVFDQLLEFVTEGSHFVEATYKNSELDRVATEDDLIEIQRYKNKLSIIGEETXKEAPKVAFFGRTSSGKSSVIIAMLWDKVLPSGIGHTTSCFLSVEETDGDKACLMTEGSHEKKNVKTVNQLAHALRMNKDLKAGCLVHVFWPKAKCALLRDDLVLVDSPGTDVTTELDSWIGKFCLDADVFVLVVNSKSTLMNTXKQFFHKVNERLSKPNIFILNNRWDASASEPEYMEDVCRQLMERCLHFLVEELKVVDPLESWNRNFFVSAEQVLSARKHKAQGMPEGGGALAEGFQAKLQEFQNFEQIFEECILQSAVKTKFEQHTIRAKQILETVKNIMDSINVAAAEKRVYSVEEREDQIGRLDFLRNQMNLSTLDVKKIIREVSEEVANKVSCTMTDEICXDSVFVDEFCSEFHPTPSVLKVYKNELNKHIEDGMGRNLADQCTNEVNASMLQSQQEIIGNLKPLLPAGMQNKLHTLIPCKKFDLSYDLNCHKLCSDFQEGIVFHFSLGWSSLVHCFLGPTNAQRVLLGLSEPIFQLPRSLASTPTAPTNPASQEELMVTLITALASLTSRTSMGIIVVGGVIWKTVGWKLISVSLSMYGALYLYERLTWTTRAKERAFKQQFLNYETEKLQMIVSFTSANCSHQVQQEMATTFACLCQQVDTTQRHLEEEIARFSKEIDQLEKIXNNSKCLRNKAVQLENKQENFTKQFLHSGNEEES, encoded by the exons ATGGCAGAAACTGCTTCTCCACTGAAGCACTTCGTGCTGGCTAAGAAGGCAATTACAGCAGTCTTTGACCAGTTACTGGAGTTTGTTACAGAAGGATCACATTTTGTTGAAGCAACGTACAAGAATTCAGAACTTGACCGAGTAGCTACTGAGGATGATCTGATAGAAATACAGAGGTATAAAAATAAGCTTTCCATCATTGGTGAGGAGACATgaaa ggaagccccgaaaGTGGCATTTTTTGGCAGGACAAGCAGTGGGAAGAGCTCTGTTATCATTGCCATGTTGTGGGATAAAGTCCTCCCTAGTGGAATTGGACATACAACCAGTTGCTTCCTGAGTGTTGAAGAGACGGATGGAGATAAAGCCTGTCTCATGACAGAAGGGtcacatgaaaaaaagaatgtgaagacAGTTAATCAGCTGGCCCATGCCCTTCGTATGAACAAAGACTTGAAAGCTGGCTGTCTTGTACATGTGTTTTGGCCAAAGGCAAAATGTGCCCTCTTGAGAGATGACCTGGTTTTAGTGGATAGTCCAGGTACAGATGTCACTACAGAGCTGGATAGCTGGATTGGTAAGTTTTGCTTAGATGCTGATGTCTTCGTTTTGGTTGTAAACTCCAAATCAACTCTAATGAACACTTAAAAACAGTTTTTTCACAAGGTAAATGAACGACTTTCCAAGcctaatatttttattctgaataaTCGTTGGGATGCCTCTGCATCAGAGCCAGAATATATGGAAGATGTATGCAGACAGCTCATGGAAAGATGCCTACATTTCTTGGTGGAGGAGCTCAAAGTTGTGGATCCTTTAGAATCATGGAATCGTAACTTTTTTGTTTCTGCAGAGCAAGTTCTTAGTGCTAGAAAGCACAAAGCCCAGGGGATGCCAGAAGGTGGTGGGGCACTTGCAGAAGGATTTCAGGCAAAATTACAGGAGTTTCAGAATTTTGAACAAATCTTTGAGGAGTGTATCTTGCAGTCAGCAGTGAAAACAAAGTTTGAACAGCACACTATCAGAGCTAAACAGATACTAGAAACTGTGAAAAACATAATGGATTCAATAAACGTGGCAGCAGCAGAGAAAAGGGTTTATTCAGTAGAAGAGAGGGAAGACCAAATTGGTAGACTGGACTTTCTCCGAAACCAGATGAACCTTTCAACATTGgatgttaagaaaataatcagGGAGGTTTCAGAGGAGGTTGCAAATAAGGTTTCATGTACAATGACAGATGAAATTTG TGACTCTGTTTTTGTTGATGAATTTTGTTCTGAGTTTCATCCTACTCCAAGTGTAttgaaagtatataaaaatgagttaaataaGCACATAGAAGATGGAATGGGAAGAAATTTGGCTGATCAGTGCACCAATGAAGTCAATGCTTCAATGCTTCAATCCCAGCAAGAAATTATTGGAAATCTGAAGCCATTACTTCCAGCTGGTATGCAGAATAAACTACATACACTGATTCCTTGCAAGAAATTTGATCTCAGTTATGACCTAAATTGCCACAAGTTATGTTCAGATTTTCAAGAGggtattgtatttcatttttccttgggCTGGTCTTCCCTTGTCCATTGTTTCTTGGGCCCTACAAATGCTCAGCGGGTGCTTCTAGGATTATCAGAGCCTATCTTTCAGCTTCCCAGATCTTTAGCTTCTACTCCCACTGCTCCTACCAATCCAGCGTCACAGGAAGAACTCATGGTTACCTTAATAACAGCATTAGCTTCTCTTACGTCTAGAACTTCTATGGGCATCATTGTTGTTGGAGGAGTGATTTGGAAAACTGTAGGCTGGAAACTCATATCTGTTTCATTAAGTATGTATGGAGCTTTGTATCTTTATGAAAGGCTGACTTGGACCACCCGTGCCAAGGAGAGAGCCTTTAAACAGCAATTTCTGAATTACGAAACTGAAAAACTGCAAATGATTGTTAGCTTCACAAGTGCCAACTGCAGCCATCAAGTACAACAGGAAATGGCGACCACTTTTGCTTGCCTGTGCCAACAAGTTGATACTACACAAAGACATCTAGAAGAGGAAATTGCTAGATTTTCCAAAGAAATAGATCaattggagaaaatataaaacaattcgAAGTGCTTAAGAAATAAAGCTGTTCAACTTGAAAACAAGCAGGAGAATTTTACTAAGCAGTTTCTACATTCAGGCAATGAAGAAGAATCTTAA